Proteins from a genomic interval of Maniola jurtina chromosome 8, ilManJurt1.1, whole genome shotgun sequence:
- the LOC123867831 gene encoding cell wall protein PRY3-like isoform X2, translating to MLMINKIFVAFISCILWCWINFSQCEIMNKYCSLGFCNNSKQHIMCKFQSPSPAGDCLNYGKLISNRKEKQNVLDRINNRRNKVASGEIRSLPPAENMLKLEWSDELEVFAQRLADQCMSDVSRLTDWCHDLDNTSVGQAIGTIYGEAPGLTAPTLVDLWYMELLNINATYLPRYTPSSLTPLPHLDYFTQLIWAESSQVGCGGVKFKEINMDSNEKTNRTVYRLICNFAPSGNIIGQAVYNDGVPCSRCPYGGHCDSEYKYLCSSYLHTTVTKHNDNIQLTKEYKNNISNRVNFNNFAKVLTKEAKSTEITENYNLNENRNITTPDLIADNDTNFDILSHLFDVTSIHPSNLKPTTMSCKDVLAVDEFIELLKNKLNSDQSLKDLLISASNASTPDPSFTDITVAAIINQLYSKKVTTTISKSTHEENINSTLLADLVEAVIFRHSDKFSTTESTSLHSQIAPNVSPIKIQAELAEIQENTEFTGHYFFPEDEEKQPESTEIYDDLENSHISEISLEIDDLKKNRETKDFLEEILELDLVTESGIISDPLVLNNNNGTIIF from the exons ATGttaatgattaataaaatatttgtagcATTTATTTCATGTATACTTTGGTGCTGGATAAATTTCTCTCAATGTGAAATAATGAATAAGTATTGTAGTTTGGGATTCTGTAATAACTCCAAGCAACACATAATGTGTAAATTTCAG TCTCCAAGTCCCGCAGGCGACTGTTTAAACTATGGAAAATTAATCAGTAACAGAAAGGAAAAACAGAATGTCTTAGACAGAATAAACAATCGAAGAAATAAAGTTGCGTCAGGCGAGATTCGTTCATTGCCCCCTGCAGAGAATATGCTAAAAttg GAATGGAGCGACGAATTAGAAGTCTTTGCGCAAAGGTTGGCAGATCAGTGTATGAGCGATGTCTCTCGTCTAACTGATTGGTGTCACGATTTGG ATAACACTTCCGTGGGTCAAGCCATCGGCACGATCTATGGCGAAGCGCCTGGACTAACGGCCCCAACGCTTGTAGATTTGTGGTACATGGAATTGCTCAACATTAATGCGACCTACTTGCCTCGATATACACC ATCGTCATTGACTCCTTTGCCGCATTTGGATTATTTTACACAGCTAATATGGGCGGAATCTTCACAGGTTGGCTGTGGAGGTGTCAAATTTAAG GAAATAAACATGGATTCAAACGAGAAGACAAATAGGACCGTATATAGATTAATTTGTAACTTTGCACCAAGTGGTAACATCATAGGACAAGCTGTTTACAATGACGGCGTGCCCTGCTCCCGATGCCCTTACGGTGGTCATTGCGATTCAGAATACAAATATTTATGCT CTTCATATCTGCATACAACCGTTACGAAGCATAATGATAACATTCAATTAaccaaagaatataaaaataatatttctaatcgagttaattttaataacttCGCTAAAGTACTAACTAAGGAAGCCAAGAGTACTGAAATAACAGAAAATTATAACTTAAATGAGAATCGAAATATAACAACGCCAGATTTGATCGCTGATAACGACACTAATTTTGATATATTATCTCATTTATTTGATGTTACATCGATTCATCCATCCAATTTAAAACCAACAACTATGTCATGCAAAGATGTCTTGGCAGTTGACGAGTTTATAGAGTTATTGAAAAACAAATTGAACAGTGATCAGTCATTAAAAGATTTATTAATATCAGCTTCTAATGCCTCAACTCCAGATCCTAGTTTTACTGACATAACTGTGGCTGCCATTATTAATCAACTTTATAGTAAAAAAGTAACAACTACAATAAGTAAATCAACACACGAAGAGAATATAAACTCAACTCTACTCGCTGATTTAGTAGAAGCCGTTATCTTCAGACACAGTG ATAAATTCTCTACTACTGAAAGTACAAGTCTACATTCACAAATTGCTCCCAATGTCAGCCCTATTAAAATACAAGCGGAGCTTGCTGAAATCCAGGAAAATACCGAATTCACTGGTCATTACTTTTTCCCAGAGGATGAAGAAAAACAACCCGAAAGCACAGAAATTTATGATGATTTAGAAAACTCACATATATCAGAAATATCATTAGAAATTGatgatttaaagaaaaatagagaAACAAAAGATTTTTTAGAAGAAATTCTTGAACTGGACCTTGTGACAGAAAGTGGAATAATTAGTGATCCACTTGTTTTGAATAACAACAACggtacaattattttttaa
- the LOC123867831 gene encoding cell wall protein PRY3-like isoform X1, producing the protein MLMINKIFVAFISCILWCWINFSQCEIMNKYCSLGFCNNSKQHIMCKFQSPSPAGDCLNYGKLISNRKEKQNVLDRINNRRNKVASGEIRSLPPAENMLKLEWSDELEVFAQRLADQCMSDVSRLTDWCHDLDNTSVGQAIGTIYGEAPGLTAPTLVDLWYMELLNINATYLPRYTPSSLTPLPHLDYFTQLIWAESSQVGCGGVKFKEINMDSNEKTNRTVYRLICNFAPSGNIIGQAVYNDGVPCSRCPYGGHCDSEYKYLCSSYLHTTVTKHNDNIQLTKEYKNNISNRVNFNNFAKVLTKEAKSTEITENYNLNENRNITTPDLIADNDTNFDILSHLFDVTSIHPSNLKPTTMSCKDVLAVDEFIELLKNKLNSDQSLKDLLISASNASTPDPSFTDITVAAIINQLYSKKVTTTISKSTHEENINSTLLADLVEAVIFRHSDKFSTTESTSLHSQIAPNVSPIKIQAELAEIQENTEFTGHYFFPEDEEKQPESTEIYDDLENSHISEISLEIDDLKKNRETKDFLEEILELDLVTESGIISDPLVLNNNNVTFNVKIEKSHHNFDLSNCSNYNNQKIKRIKRRLHDCAMEEDNHHNIFIKYSDLLKKLAADIRSLRLNEKFHCGSTIVNSMEKTFFCYYYFIVLLGTHFLF; encoded by the exons ATGttaatgattaataaaatatttgtagcATTTATTTCATGTATACTTTGGTGCTGGATAAATTTCTCTCAATGTGAAATAATGAATAAGTATTGTAGTTTGGGATTCTGTAATAACTCCAAGCAACACATAATGTGTAAATTTCAG TCTCCAAGTCCCGCAGGCGACTGTTTAAACTATGGAAAATTAATCAGTAACAGAAAGGAAAAACAGAATGTCTTAGACAGAATAAACAATCGAAGAAATAAAGTTGCGTCAGGCGAGATTCGTTCATTGCCCCCTGCAGAGAATATGCTAAAAttg GAATGGAGCGACGAATTAGAAGTCTTTGCGCAAAGGTTGGCAGATCAGTGTATGAGCGATGTCTCTCGTCTAACTGATTGGTGTCACGATTTGG ATAACACTTCCGTGGGTCAAGCCATCGGCACGATCTATGGCGAAGCGCCTGGACTAACGGCCCCAACGCTTGTAGATTTGTGGTACATGGAATTGCTCAACATTAATGCGACCTACTTGCCTCGATATACACC ATCGTCATTGACTCCTTTGCCGCATTTGGATTATTTTACACAGCTAATATGGGCGGAATCTTCACAGGTTGGCTGTGGAGGTGTCAAATTTAAG GAAATAAACATGGATTCAAACGAGAAGACAAATAGGACCGTATATAGATTAATTTGTAACTTTGCACCAAGTGGTAACATCATAGGACAAGCTGTTTACAATGACGGCGTGCCCTGCTCCCGATGCCCTTACGGTGGTCATTGCGATTCAGAATACAAATATTTATGCT CTTCATATCTGCATACAACCGTTACGAAGCATAATGATAACATTCAATTAaccaaagaatataaaaataatatttctaatcgagttaattttaataacttCGCTAAAGTACTAACTAAGGAAGCCAAGAGTACTGAAATAACAGAAAATTATAACTTAAATGAGAATCGAAATATAACAACGCCAGATTTGATCGCTGATAACGACACTAATTTTGATATATTATCTCATTTATTTGATGTTACATCGATTCATCCATCCAATTTAAAACCAACAACTATGTCATGCAAAGATGTCTTGGCAGTTGACGAGTTTATAGAGTTATTGAAAAACAAATTGAACAGTGATCAGTCATTAAAAGATTTATTAATATCAGCTTCTAATGCCTCAACTCCAGATCCTAGTTTTACTGACATAACTGTGGCTGCCATTATTAATCAACTTTATAGTAAAAAAGTAACAACTACAATAAGTAAATCAACACACGAAGAGAATATAAACTCAACTCTACTCGCTGATTTAGTAGAAGCCGTTATCTTCAGACACAGTG ATAAATTCTCTACTACTGAAAGTACAAGTCTACATTCACAAATTGCTCCCAATGTCAGCCCTATTAAAATACAAGCGGAGCTTGCTGAAATCCAGGAAAATACCGAATTCACTGGTCATTACTTTTTCCCAGAGGATGAAGAAAAACAACCCGAAAGCACAGAAATTTATGATGATTTAGAAAACTCACATATATCAGAAATATCATTAGAAATTGatgatttaaagaaaaatagagaAACAAAAGATTTTTTAGAAGAAATTCTTGAACTGGACCTTGTGACAGAAAGTGGAATAATTAGTGATCCACTTGTTTTGAATAACAACAACg TGacttttaatgttaaaatagaaaaaagtCATCATAATTTTGATTTAAGTAACTGttctaattataataatcagaAAATTAAACGGATTAAGAGGAGATTACACGATTGTGCGATGGAAGAAgataatcatcataatattttcataaaatatagcGATTTGTTGAAAAAGCTAGCGGCTGACATACGAAGTTTACGACTGAACGAAAAATTTCACTGTGGTTCTACCATAGTAAATTCCAtggaaaaaacatttttctgttattattattttattgtactttTAGGTACGcactttctattttaa
- the LOC123867827 gene encoding uncharacterized protein LOC123867827 isoform X3 yields the protein MWSEELATFAQRWVDQCDQYLRPDRKDKCRDLDFAEVGQCIATVTGSSSRYNVKSLVEMWFMESMDYTGSVTYYNQSRDHKTNYFTQLIWADTDKVGCGKAKFFLVKIFQVKNVKPVIVDRLVCNFAPRGNIHGKPIYTIGYAATQCGSGMERDTTFPGLCSRRLKPKGTLPPLNPSATSTSFLRIRNLFNNDSARQEIDPIYSNINQTKKDLQITTENHSYVLHFVNNSYDAVKRSYPFKNEEIWNNHRLNNSTYYYGDYFQKRDKGHSRVYHGHDHRNEFDYLHPETVNQNARRYDYPTTSNMEQDYRKHNIDQHCTRKSERKLTVFETSGFLPCKQKINKCTRGQKSNNCRQNNDCQMTTHRCEKQVQTTTHPNSREFCECTPLSTAYHPNSNQCAHTTSFECVNVNCATKPCAHMLRTLRDEELEKPIDFQYYDALSYIAQHSTSRSILRDSHITRDILSDENPFSPISKHMKRLNRRKQRNRNHSERKRRAAEEQENFKPFWQMDEYVNQNQPQLKSMRYTTLSNKKNAKNIRTRKRPKTTMKTEPITVTHKERINNGKRITEKYLSFDELMHLRKNTPEDLGGRRYYDEKEVLRASNTSTTVSETTTTESTSTTEETPQYSFNTPYIRMKYCTRKLTCTWTAASLTDSAGSIIPGGGGNAIGGSRTPPGYVEGCTRTSTCTRDYMHRNKMATLPIETTSPEPEPGDDEDYCERRSLNRRSNSNTKQGNQTNYFFNNVSNLNKSLFEAFNNCICYDRNFRSKRQDYIHNDSISRYTNLVKRESKNHIKYETGLLSYSDLYYYVVRKIIEMWQIAKSSYFHEKCLCNGVRKILRSNLFLIFSMVLILYFPRFL from the exons GTCTCGAGACCACAAGACTAATTACTTTACGCAATTAATTTGGGCTGATACAGATAAAGTAGGTTGTGGCAAAGCGAAATTTTTT CTTGTTAAAATATTTCAGGTGAAAAATGTCAAACCTGTTATAGTCGACAGACTTGTTTGCAATTTTGCACCGAGGGGCAATATACATGGAAAACCCATCTATACTATAGGATACGCTGCTACCCAGTGTGGCAGTGGAATGGAACGCGACACAACTTTTCCTGGATTATGTAGTCGTCGGCTGAAACCTAAAG GTACTTTGCCTCCTTTGAACCCTTCAGCTACTAGCACAAGCTTTCTAAGGATTCGTAATTTGTTTAACAATGATTCAGCAAGACAAGAGATTGATCCTATTTATAGCAATATAAATCAAACGAAAAAAGACTTACAAATAACAACGGAAAATCATAGTTATGTCttacattttgtaaataattccTACG ATGCTGTCAAACGCAGTTACCCCTTTAAAAATGAAGAGATCTGGAATAATCACCGACTTAATAACTCAACATATTACTATGGAGATTATTTTCAAAAGCGTGATAAGGGCCATTCTAGAGTTTATCATGGTCACGATCACAGAAATGAATTTGATTATTTACACCCCGAAACTGTAAATCAAAATGCGCGAAGATACGATTATCCGACAACTTCTAACATGGAACAAGATTACAGAAAACATAATATCGATCAGCATTGTACTCGTAAGTCAGAAAGGAAGCTTACCGTCTTTGAAACATCAGGATTTTTGCCCtgcaaacaaaaaattaacaaatgtaCGAGAGGCCAAAAGAGCAATAATTGCCGCCAGAATAATGATTGTCAAATGACAACACACAGATGTGAAAAGCAAGTTCAAACTACGACGCATCCAAATTCACGTGAATTTTGCGAATGTACTCCACTTTCGACTGCTTATCATCCGAACTCCAATCAGTGTGCACACACTACCAGTTTCGAATGTGTTAACGTAAATTGTGCAACTAAACCCTGTGCGCACATGCTAAGAACTCTTAGAGATGAAGAATTAGAAAAGCCAATTGATTTTCAATATTACGATGCTTTGTCATATATTGCTCAGCATAGCACAAGCAGATCAATTTTAAGAGACTCGCACATTACACGTGATATTCTTTCAGATGAAAATCCTTTTTCACCAATTAGTAAACATATGAAAAGGTTAAACAGGCGAAAACAACGTAATCGAAATCACAG tgaaagaaaaagaagagcAGCAGAAGAACAAGAAAACTTTAAGCCATTTTGGCAAATGGATGAATACGTAAACCAAAATCAACCACAGTTAAAATCCATGAGATATACCACattatcgaataaaaaaaatgcaaaaaatataAGAACGAGAAAACGACCTAAAACTACCATGAAAACTGAACCCATAACAGTGACGCATAAAGAACGGATAAATAATGGTAAGCGAAttactgaaaaatatttatcatttgATGAACTTATGCATCTGAGGAAAAATACACCAGAGGATTTAGGTGGTCGACGTTATTATGACGAAAAAGAAGTTTTAAGAGCATCCAATACGTCAACAACCGTTAGTGAAACAACTACAACTGAAAGTACATCAACAACAGAAGAAACACCACAGTACTCTTTTAACACACCATATATCCGTATGAAATACTGTACTCGTAAATTAACTTGTACTTGGACTGCTGCATCGTTAACCGATAGTGCGGGTAGTATTATTCCGGGAGGAGGTGGAAATGCGATTGGTGGTTCTCGGACCCCTCCTGGCTATGTAGAAGGATGTACACGCACTTCTACGTGTACTCGTGATTATATGCACAGAAATAAGATGGCAACGTTACCTATTGAAACAACAAGCCCTGAACCTGAACCCGGTGATGATGAAGACTATTGTGAACGTCGTTCCCTGAACAGACGTTCCAACAGTAATACGAAACAAGGCAACCaaacaaattacttttttaacAATGTATCCAATCTAAACAAATCTTTATTTGAAGCTTTCAACAATTGCATTTGTTACGATAGAAATTTCAGAAGTAAAAGACAAGATTATATTCATAATGATTCAATATCAAGATATACGAATCTAGTAAAAAGAGAAAGTAAAAATCACATCAAATACGAAACTGGTTTATTATCATACAGCGATTTGTACTATTACGTAGTAAGGAAAATAATTGAGATGTGGCAAATTGCAAAAAGTTCATATTTTCATGAGAAATGTCTTTGTAATGGTGTTCGCAAAATATTACGCTCTAATTTGTTCTTAAttttttcaatggttttaatattatattttcctaGATTTTTATAA